A window of the Lactuca sativa cultivar Salinas chromosome 5, Lsat_Salinas_v11, whole genome shotgun sequence genome harbors these coding sequences:
- the LOC128134283 gene encoding S-protein homolog 5-like, with product MAFLCPFTTKWNVSVISALREDLVVHIKSGDDDLGNHTIPYVGNYSWSFCEKVGGHTLFYAYFWWGSKFQSLDLFNEAISKKCYLNVGTEHCYWFVTPKGFYVDAHPSGGGEFIKGWA from the coding sequence ATGGCATTTTTATGTCCGTTCACTACAAAATGGAATGTTAGCGTTATTAGTGCTCTCCGTGAAGATCTTGTTGTTCACATAAAATCAGGAGATGATGATCTTGGGAACCATACCATTCCTTATGTAGGAAATTACTCCTGGTCTTTTTGTGAAAAGGTTGGTGGTCACACTCTCTTTTATGCTTACTTCTGGTGGGGTTCAAAGTTTCAGAGCTTAGATTTGTTTAACGAAGCCATTTCAAAAAAATGCTATTTGAATGTGGGTACCGAACATTGTTACTGGTTTGTAACACCTAAAGGGTTTTATGTAGATGCACACCCAAGTGGAGGTGGGGAATTCATTAAAGGTTGGGCTTAA